A window of Vidua macroura isolate BioBank_ID:100142 chromosome 4, ASM2450914v1, whole genome shotgun sequence genomic DNA:
AACAGGCAGAACCTCTGGTTTGGCTGCTGAGTGTATGAACAATCGAAAATGAGCCAGGAGGGGGAAATAAAGATCGCAAGAACTGCCCTGTACCTCCTGCCTGGTAAGAGTTGGGCAAGGCAAAATGAATTTGGGCTGCTTGTCATCCAACCTGTCACCAAAAAGTAcactttggggatttttctctctctgcttgtCTGGGTTTGTTGCTGCTCTGATTGTCAAGTGTGACAAAATGGCACAGATGGGCCTGGTGCCTGGCTGGGGTGGAAAAATACTGATGGTGGGATGAGACAGGGGTGGTTCTGGAAGTGCATTCCAGTCACTTGATATTCAcaagctgctttttaaattcaCTCTATTTAAAGATGCGGCGTGGGAGCTGAGGGCTACTGAGGGAGGATGTGTAGAATGAAGCACACAATGAGTTTGGGAGGGCAGCTTCTTCCCCCCCACGCCGGTTTGGTCCATTTGTGAGACGCTGCCCAGAGCCTCCTCTCTTGTCACTTGACTCAGGACCACTTTGTTGCTCCTGGATAATCTGCTTAGGGCCAGGAGTGAGtgcaggagaagaaggagaTGTCCTGGATCTCAGCTGCCCTGTAAGTATGTGAGCCTCTCCAAACACTCAGCCTATTTGGGGCTAGGAGCCTGTCCACACATTTTGGTTGTTTGCTGCCTCTCTCAGTGATGATTGGAGCCTGGCATGGAAatagggatggggcagcagacCCGGCACTGCTGTAAATCCATGTGGCTCGACCAGTTGCACTTTCCTAAATAGGTCTGAAGAGATTGCAGCTAGCTGAAGAGCTGGCCTGGGCAGTTGCTCTTTAAGGATTTAGCCTGGTTCTAATGTTTACCATCATCAGAGTCAGTCGAATTCCCCATTTGTGACATCAGTGCGATGTTCCCAACCACCAAGCAGGGGACATGGAAGGGCCAGGGTCTCTGTTCAGTTTTCTCTGTGATGTTTCCCACCAGGGCTGGAGGCTAAACATAATGGTTATTTGGCAGTGCCTCtgcccagcacttcccagcacTGTCAGGCATAGTGGGAGCCAAGGCAATTCCAAGCAGCCTCTAATCCTCTCTACTTTGCACCAGGAAAATGGGCTGAGGCAAATCGCCATCTTAGTGGGACACTCCACCAGAAATGTGCTCAGTGCTTCTCCTGTGCTGCCCGCAGGTAAGGACAGGACATCTCAGATGGGATGTCCAGAGCAGCAAGACCATACCAGCATATGCACTGGAATCCCAGCATCCCTGACAcccctgccacagcccagcaagGAGAGAGCGGAACCCCACCAGTGATCTTTTCATGAAGGTGCACTAAACTGCCTCAGCACGTGATGAATCTGTCTCTAATCAGTGGAGTCCTGGCCATGACTGGACATCAGCCTGTTCTCTGACATCCCCCCCATTCCCTGGTTCTGAGATCCCCACTTGTGGGTGCACATGACCCCGTTCCCACGTACCTGGTGTTTCTTATCCGCCGTGGGAGACGACCTGGAACGTATGTGCACAGGGGCCGGCTGATTGTCATACCTATCGAGCAAGTCTTCCACAGACACCGATTTCCCGGATTTCCTGGCGGTGGAGGGGGTTTCAAAGACCTGCTCCTGCTTCCTGTAGCGAGGCTGGCCCTGCATGCCTAGCAGGTCTGTCTGTGTACCTTTGGTGAGATCCGATCTGGGTCTGTAATCCCGGCACCTCTCTGGTTTGGGCCAGCTGGTGACCGGGCTGTCCTGGTGCCCTGGCACCTTCTCATCTCCGCTCGTGTCCAAGTAGTCCATCAGCCCAGGGGGAAGGGTGGAAGACATCCGTCCCGTCCTGGATATCCGCTCTATGGACTCTCTGCGGCGGTAAAGGTTCTGGTCCTGGAGGGAATTCATGCTGGAGGCGGAGGAAAGGCTCTGGCTGTCGGGGCCACCCAGCTGCAGGTAGGAGCTGTGGGAGCGCTCCCGGAGCAGCCCGATGTCCTGCGAGGACGGCCGTCGCCCCGTTTTGCGCTCGATGTAGTCGGCCAGGGCGTTCTGTTGGAGCTGCTTGAGCTCTGGCTTGGACAGGCTGGCTGTGGAGGAAGCTTTGCCGTCCCTCTCGAAGATCTTGCGCCGGTCGGCCACCGTGTTCTCTGGGAAGATAAAATGGgtgtttttcttctggaagGAGAAAGGCGACGGCTCCCCGTCCGAGATGCCCACCTCATTCATCTTCTCGGGCTCTGAGTAGGAGCGCTTCTTCTGCTCCGCTGTCAGCCGCTTCCGGCCCCCGATGCGCAGCACGTGCTGCGTCCTGCTGTAGTCCAGGCTGGAGAAGCCTCCTTCTGTGGGCGTGATGCTGTGCCTCTCCTTGGGGGTGTGTGGGGACACCGCCGTGCTCCTCATGCCCACGTGGGCCGAGGCAGGCCTCTGGGGCACCCTCTTGGGCGTGTTCCCGAATGGGGGGCTGATCCGCCGGAAGGAGGTGGCCCTCAGCACCCTGGACTGGGCATCTTTGATGCTGTTCCTGTAGGCCCTGTTAAACGACATGTCCAGCTGCGACCCGTGCGCATCCTGGATGTTGTCCTTCCAGAGGATCTCCTTCTCAGGCTCACCTCCCAGCTGGAATGTGCTCCTACTCCGTGGAAGCTGACCTGCCCTTATTTGCACCTCGTTTTCAGGACACAGGCTGTAGTACTCACTGGGTCTTGCCTGCTTCACCGAAGCCACCATCTGCAGCTCGACGGGGTGCCAGTCAGCCTCTTCCAGCTTCCCGTTTCTGACGGACAGGCTGGAGCCCCTGCCTGGCTCACTGGGCAGCTTGCTCCTCATGTCCTCTGGGCTGTGCACGGAGCACCTCGTGCCGGTGGGCTGGTTCGTCCTGCTCGGCCCATAGTGCTGGCCAAAGCTGGGAACGCCGGCACTCTGGGGCCGGGGAGCGCTCTGCTCCCGCTGCTCAAACTTGTTGACCTTCTCCAGCACCGAGCAGCGGGGCTTACCAGCCTCTGGTTTGCTGTAGGGAAAGCtttgggtgctgctggagctgagccgGCTCCTCCCGAAATCCGAGGTCTTTGGGAGCTGAGGAGAAGGGGGCTCTTTGCACTTTGGCTCAGCAACGTGGAACAGAGCCACGCTcgtgccctcctcctcctgcctcgTGAAGGCCTGGGGGTCCACATCGCTCCACTGCCTGTGCCCCTGCTCCCTgtgatccttctcctctctgctgctgctgttcaggaAGGACAGTCTGGTGTTGGAATAACCCTCTCCCAGTTGCATCTCCCTTAGCTCGGAGCTGCTTTGCCTCCTGGAGCTCTCTGCGATGTTCTGCAAGGAAGAGAAGCCATACTGCTTGGCCttgctgtgaccccatgggtgGGCAGCACCAGTGTCTCTCTCGTTTACCTGTGCATTgccatttttctcctcctggGATCCAGGTAGCCAGTCCTCTTTGGGCTGGTAATGGGTTTTCCTCTCACTAGCCTCCCTCAGCTGGGGTTGTGGACCCTGGAAAATGGGCTTGGAGGCCTGTGTGGTAGCCGCGGTCTCCCGGTGGCTGTGTGCTGCCTTGTAAAGGGGTAGCAGCTCCTCCTTTCGTgacacagccaggctgagctccGGGCCTGTTGCGCTGGGAGGTTTCTGCTGGATGAGTTTGGCTTCATGCTTTCTCTCAGTGGCAGGGGGCTGGTAGAAGATGGTCGACCTGTTTGTAGTGCTTTGGTTTCCATTCTCATCCAAGCCCAGAGTGCTGCCGGCTACGGCCTTGTCGTAGGagagcaggagggctggggagTACCCACTTTCTTTGGCCAGAGCTGGGTAAAGCGTCCCGGTGCTGCCGGAAGAAGGCTGGGGCACCTGGGCGTAGTGCGGCTCTGGGGAGGGAACGGCGTAGACACCggtgggcagcaggggctgccctggctgggccGCCTGGGAATAGCTCTGCTTGGCCTTCATGGTGGGGCTGCTCTCCGGACTCTTCTCCACCACAGTGTGCAGGTGTCCTTCTCCGAAGGGTGGTTTCAGCAGCGGCCCCTGCGGCAGGGAGCTGATGAGCGGCGCCCAGGCCCCTTTTGGCTGGGTCCGGCCAGGCTTGTTGGGCTCAAGGCCGGTGCCTGAGCCGGGCCTCTCGTGGTGCCTGATGGCCGCGTAGCTGTCGCTGCGAGCGGGAGGCAGGGGCGGCCCCTTGGGCGGCTGGCTCTTGCCGTCCGAGGGGCCCTGCGCCGGCTGTGCCCAGGAGGAGGCGGCGTTGTGCCGGCTGAAGGCGTGGAGCCTGCCGTGGCCGCGGCCGTCGCCGCCGGGGAGCAGCGCCGAGGGCTTCACCTCGTACTCCTGGGAGATGCGCTGTTGGGCGTCGTAGACCGTCCGGACGTAGCGGATGTCCGCCTGCCTCATGCCCTCCGGCAGCCCCCCGCGGGACTGCGCGCTGTCCGGGGAGCACGAGTGCTCCTTGCCCAGCGGAGCCACGGGGTACTCGGGGATGCTGGAGTTGGTGGAGAAGGAGCTGTAGGCAGAGTCTCTCTTGCTGTGGAGGTGGGAGAGCTGGTCGATGCTGTTGGTGGATTTGGCCGGGGACAGGTGGCAAGGGTGGTAGGCAGGGGAGGAGTGGTCCAAGCTCTCCATGCTGCCCCGGGAGCTGTACTGATCGGGGCTCCTCCTCAGATAGCCATGCTCGTACGCAGAGAGATCGCtggtggaggagctgggggacaGCAAGAGAAGAGTGAAAACCAGCAGAGGAGAGGCACAACAACTTATAAGTGAGCTCAGAAGCGAGATGTTTAGTTTTGAGATGAAAACCCATATTTGGGCCTTGCTCCATCCCCTGTCTGGAGTCATCCCAGTTCACAAAGAGGAACTGCTTGACATTGCAACACATGGCTCTTATTTACCACAGAAGGGTGGGAGGGAGATACAGACAGAAAGATGGTGCATCTCTGGAGCCAGGGAGGATCGACCCCACCCAGCAAACCCATCCAAAGCCCTTGGAAAGCTGAATGAGCACCGACGccactgaggaggaggaggagaggagcacAAGGGGCGTTCTAGGGGGAATctaatatctttctttttttcccatttcatttctttttatggAGATGAAGGCTATGCCCTGGCAGGCTTCCTGGAAATTCAGCTGTCCCAAGGATAGTTTGTTTGCTGCGAGAAAACTAAGCTGACAAGAGGAGAGATGTACGTGCCTGTGCCTGGAGGAAAGTGGGGTGCAACCACACAAACAGTCTGAGAATTCCCAGGAAGTCTGCACTGCCACCTCTTCTTGCAGCTTAGCAGGTGCAGGTACACCTTGGCACTTTCTCTGAGGTGTCCAAAGAGGACTCATGGCCACCAGAAAAGTgatcaaaaaaagaaagatattcAGAGATCTTTCTATCCATGGGAAGGGAGCTCTTTGTGCCAGTCACAAGGGGATGTCACAAACTTCTGCAGAGTTTGCCCCTGGCTAATCTTCTCTTCCAGATTCAAGCAAATACAGTGAGGACTGGAGAGGGTACCCTGAGGATTtcacttttcttccctctctcccagcttcCCTTCCTCGGGTATGACTTTCTCTAGTTCCCTGTGCAACGACATGTGCTGTCCTGGCAGAgccacagggaagcagctggaaGGGATGGGCTGTGGCAGGGCAAGGCACAGAGCTGGAAGCTGGCTCCAGATCACATCCAAAACAAGTGACAGACCCAGGGGAAAAGGCTGCTAAAGAGGaggaaaggcagaaggaagcctgcccacagcagctctgcagagagatgcAGAGGAACACAGGCAGGAAGAGATATGGCAAATCTCAGGATGAAGCTGGTTTGCTCATTTAAATGCACCACTCTATTTTGGATTCAAATAACCATCTCC
This region includes:
- the SHROOM3 gene encoding protein Shroom3 isoform X2: MRMLDNINTSISPSECSITHKGRYIYLEALLHGGAPWGFTLKGGLEHGEPLIISKIEEGGKADSLPSKLQAGDEVVNINEVELSSSRREAISLVKGSYKKLKLVVRRDTHAAQGCTELSPSPLSPDCVTTDFQPGKATWAAGVKLRLKTRRSETPGRPHSWHSSKLAENQPDPSMMQISQGTLGTPWHQSYHSSSSTSDLSAYEHGYLRRSPDQYSSRGSMESLDHSSPAYHPCHLSPAKSTNSIDQLSHLHSKRDSAYSSFSTNSSIPEYPVAPLGKEHSCSPDSAQSRGGLPEGMRQADIRYVRTVYDAQQRISQEYEVKPSALLPGGDGRGHGRLHAFSRHNAASSWAQPAQGPSDGKSQPPKGPPLPPARSDSYAAIRHHERPGSGTGLEPNKPGRTQPKGAWAPLISSLPQGPLLKPPFGEGHLHTVVEKSPESSPTMKAKQSYSQAAQPGQPLLPTGVYAVPSPEPHYAQVPQPSSGSTGTLYPALAKESGYSPALLLSYDKAVAGSTLGLDENGNQSTTNRSTIFYQPPATERKHEAKLIQQKPPSATGPELSLAVSRKEELLPLYKAAHSHRETAATTQASKPIFQGPQPQLREASERKTHYQPKEDWLPGSQEEKNGNAQVNERDTGAAHPWGHSKAKQYGFSSLQNIAESSRRQSSSELREMQLGEGYSNTRLSFLNSSSREEKDHREQGHRQWSDVDPQAFTRQEEEGTSVALFHVAEPKCKEPPSPQLPKTSDFGRSRLSSSSTQSFPYSKPEAGKPRCSVLEKVNKFEQREQSAPRPQSAGVPSFGQHYGPSRTNQPTGTRCSVHSPEDMRSKLPSEPGRGSSLSVRNGKLEEADWHPVELQMVASVKQARPSEYYSLCPENEVQIRAGQLPRSRSTFQLGGEPEKEILWKDNIQDAHGSQLDMSFNRAYRNSIKDAQSRVLRATSFRRISPPFGNTPKRVPQRPASAHVGMRSTAVSPHTPKERHSITPTEGGFSSLDYSRTQHVLRIGGRKRLTAEQKKRSYSEPEKMNEVGISDGEPSPFSFQKKNTHFIFPENTVADRRKIFERDGKASSTASLSKPELKQLQQNALADYIERKTGRRPSSQDIGLLRERSHSSYLQLGGPDSQSLSSASSMNSLQDQNLYRRRESIERISRTGRMSSTLPPGLMDYLDTSGDEKVPGHQDSPVTSWPKPERCRDYRPRSDLTKGTQTDLLGMQGQPRYRKQEQVFETPSTARKSGKSVSVEDLLDRYDNQPAPVHIRSRSSPTADKKHQELLRRESSEFGPMVRDPFYVVSAGARSFSKKERSHSEKMAFTSYYPHPLRSTEVVAGPATLVENHKLSELSRPDSRTSAFFPAPTEARSHYPEQKQGFKPLFLNLTSSGPGHSSPNTPAQAPSDLQSTGDSQAPRQHHAKQEAVPPEGSGSNQAQPLDAVQDRSPETPTEEMMWRRKAGLLHRSLLPKVAWAHSAKDSGHARAMVCPPAAGPKPSQRWQSLPTQSSTSSDPETPSPQAMTQLRISESGLQLTPPPALQDEEDDEVFVAPSQPPFSPPPPSRPLPELSSCTSPNGTEEFPPPPPPAEGNGAAGDKSPRLPEEAGTSFKSFPKAFPAEREITELGTSTGENNWPTPLKRTASPSAVDQQHQSPASPEGPHSTDRQPITQPEGNPREPALENVSLDSGITSTAPPVKAKNKTPEDIKSEALAKEIVHKDKSLADILDPDSKMKTTMDLMEGIFPGGTSVLKENNMKRKMSQTQASRTAVAGDTREEKEAPVTLVTCPAYYSVSAPKAELLNKIKDLPEEVGEEEELLDINEKKAELIGSLTHKLEILKEAKEGLLADIKMNNALGEEVELLISTLCKPNEFDKYKMFIGDLDKVVNLLLSLSGRLARVENVLSSLGDNANSEERSSLNEKRKLLAGQHEDARELKENLDRRERVVLDILGNYLSEEQLQDYQHFVKMKSALLIEQRELDDKIKLGQEQLKCLMESLPTDFTPRDAAAAAALAAALATSSGLGGKTPSAASSSL
- the SHROOM3 gene encoding protein Shroom3 isoform X3, producing MMQISQGTLGTPWHQSYHSSSSTSDLSAYEHGYLRRSPDQYSSRGSMESLDHSSPAYHPCHLSPAKSTNSIDQLSHLHSKRDSAYSSFSTNSSIPEYPVAPLGKEHSCSPDSAQSRGGLPEGMRQADIRYVRTVYDAQQRISQEYEVKPSALLPGGDGRGHGRLHAFSRHNAASSWAQPAQGPSDGKSQPPKGPPLPPARSDSYAAIRHHERPGSGTGLEPNKPGRTQPKGAWAPLISSLPQGPLLKPPFGEGHLHTVVEKSPESSPTMKAKQSYSQAAQPGQPLLPTGVYAVPSPEPHYAQVPQPSSGSTGTLYPALAKESGYSPALLLSYDKAVAGSTLGLDENGNQSTTNRSTIFYQPPATERKHEAKLIQQKPPSATGPELSLAVSRKEELLPLYKAAHSHRETAATTQASKPIFQGPQPQLREASERKTHYQPKEDWLPGSQEEKNGNAQVNERDTGAAHPWGHSKAKQYGFSSLQNIAESSRRQSSSELREMQLGEGYSNTRLSFLNSSSREEKDHREQGHRQWSDVDPQAFTRQEEEGTSVALFHVAEPKCKEPPSPQLPKTSDFGRSRLSSSSTQSFPYSKPEAGKPRCSVLEKVNKFEQREQSAPRPQSAGVPSFGQHYGPSRTNQPTGTRCSVHSPEDMRSKLPSEPGRGSSLSVRNGKLEEADWHPVELQMVASVKQARPSEYYSLCPENEVQIRAGQLPRSRSTFQLGGEPEKEILWKDNIQDAHGSQLDMSFNRAYRNSIKDAQSRVLRATSFRRISPPFGNTPKRVPQRPASAHVGMRSTAVSPHTPKERHSITPTEGGFSSLDYSRTQHVLRIGGRKRLTAEQKKRSYSEPEKMNEVGISDGEPSPFSFQKKNTHFIFPENTVADRRKIFERDGKASSTASLSKPELKQLQQNALADYIERKTGRRPSSQDIGLLRERSHSSYLQLGGPDSQSLSSASSMNSLQDQNLYRRRESIERISRTGRMSSTLPPGLMDYLDTSGDEKVPGHQDSPVTSWPKPERCRDYRPRSDLTKGTQTDLLGMQGQPRYRKQEQVFETPSTARKSGKSVSVEDLLDRYDNQPAPVHIRSRSSPTADKKHQELLRRESSEFGPMVRDPFYVVSAGARSFSKKERSHSEKMAFTSYYPHPLRSTEVVAGPATLVENHKLSELSRPDSRTSAFFPAPTEARSHYPEQKQGFKPLFLNLTSSGPGHSSPNTPAQAPSDLQSTGDSQAPRQHHAKQEAVPPEGSGSNQAQPLDAVQDRSPETPTEEMMWRRKAGLLHRSLLPKVAWAHSAKDSGHARAMVCPPAAGPKPSQRWQSLPTQSSTSSDPETPSPQAMTQLRISESGLQLTPPPALQDEEDDEVFVAPSQPPFSPPPPSRPLPELSSCTSPNGTEEFPPPPPPAEGNGAAGDKSPRLPEEAGTSSFKSFPKAFPAEREITELGTSTGENNWPTPLKRTASPSAVDQQHQSPASPEGPHSTDRQPITQPEGNPREPALENVSLDSGITSTAPPVKAKNKTPEDIKSEALAKEIVHKDKSLADILDPDSKMKTTMDLMEGIFPGGTSVLKENNMKRKMSQTQASRTAVAGDTREEKEAPVTLVTCPAYYSVSAPKAELLNKIKDLPEEVGEEEELLDINEKKAELIGSLTHKLEILKEAKEGLLADIKMNNALGEEVELLISTLCKPNEFDKYKMFIGDLDKVVNLLLSLSGRLARVENVLSSLGDNANSEERSSLNEKRKLLAGQHEDARELKENLDRRERVVLDILGNYLSEEQLQDYQHFVKMKSALLIEQRELDDKIKLGQEQLKCLMESLPTDFTPRDAAAAAALAAALATSSGLGGKTPSAASSSL
- the SHROOM3 gene encoding protein Shroom3 isoform X1 encodes the protein MRMLDNINTSISPSECSITHKGRYIYLEALLHGGAPWGFTLKGGLEHGEPLIISKIEEGGKADSLPSKLQAGDEVVNINEVELSSSRREAISLVKGSYKKLKLVVRRDTHAAQGCTELSPSPLSPDCVTTDFQPGKATWAAGVKLRLKTRRSETPGRPHSWHSSKLAENQPDPSMMQISQGTLGTPWHQSYHSSSSTSDLSAYEHGYLRRSPDQYSSRGSMESLDHSSPAYHPCHLSPAKSTNSIDQLSHLHSKRDSAYSSFSTNSSIPEYPVAPLGKEHSCSPDSAQSRGGLPEGMRQADIRYVRTVYDAQQRISQEYEVKPSALLPGGDGRGHGRLHAFSRHNAASSWAQPAQGPSDGKSQPPKGPPLPPARSDSYAAIRHHERPGSGTGLEPNKPGRTQPKGAWAPLISSLPQGPLLKPPFGEGHLHTVVEKSPESSPTMKAKQSYSQAAQPGQPLLPTGVYAVPSPEPHYAQVPQPSSGSTGTLYPALAKESGYSPALLLSYDKAVAGSTLGLDENGNQSTTNRSTIFYQPPATERKHEAKLIQQKPPSATGPELSLAVSRKEELLPLYKAAHSHRETAATTQASKPIFQGPQPQLREASERKTHYQPKEDWLPGSQEEKNGNAQVNERDTGAAHPWGHSKAKQYGFSSLQNIAESSRRQSSSELREMQLGEGYSNTRLSFLNSSSREEKDHREQGHRQWSDVDPQAFTRQEEEGTSVALFHVAEPKCKEPPSPQLPKTSDFGRSRLSSSSTQSFPYSKPEAGKPRCSVLEKVNKFEQREQSAPRPQSAGVPSFGQHYGPSRTNQPTGTRCSVHSPEDMRSKLPSEPGRGSSLSVRNGKLEEADWHPVELQMVASVKQARPSEYYSLCPENEVQIRAGQLPRSRSTFQLGGEPEKEILWKDNIQDAHGSQLDMSFNRAYRNSIKDAQSRVLRATSFRRISPPFGNTPKRVPQRPASAHVGMRSTAVSPHTPKERHSITPTEGGFSSLDYSRTQHVLRIGGRKRLTAEQKKRSYSEPEKMNEVGISDGEPSPFSFQKKNTHFIFPENTVADRRKIFERDGKASSTASLSKPELKQLQQNALADYIERKTGRRPSSQDIGLLRERSHSSYLQLGGPDSQSLSSASSMNSLQDQNLYRRRESIERISRTGRMSSTLPPGLMDYLDTSGDEKVPGHQDSPVTSWPKPERCRDYRPRSDLTKGTQTDLLGMQGQPRYRKQEQVFETPSTARKSGKSVSVEDLLDRYDNQPAPVHIRSRSSPTADKKHQELLRRESSEFGPMVRDPFYVVSAGARSFSKKERSHSEKMAFTSYYPHPLRSTEVVAGPATLVENHKLSELSRPDSRTSAFFPAPTEARSHYPEQKQGFKPLFLNLTSSGPGHSSPNTPAQAPSDLQSTGDSQAPRQHHAKQEAVPPEGSGSNQAQPLDAVQDRSPETPTEEMMWRRKAGLLHRSLLPKVAWAHSAKDSGHARAMVCPPAAGPKPSQRWQSLPTQSSTSSDPETPSPQAMTQLRISESGLQLTPPPALQDEEDDEVFVAPSQPPFSPPPPSRPLPELSSCTSPNGTEEFPPPPPPAEGNGAAGDKSPRLPEEAGTSSFKSFPKAFPAEREITELGTSTGENNWPTPLKRTASPSAVDQQHQSPASPEGPHSTDRQPITQPEGNPREPALENVSLDSGITSTAPPVKAKNKTPEDIKSEALAKEIVHKDKSLADILDPDSKMKTTMDLMEGIFPGGTSVLKENNMKRKMSQTQASRTAVAGDTREEKEAPVTLVTCPAYYSVSAPKAELLNKIKDLPEEVGEEEELLDINEKKAELIGSLTHKLEILKEAKEGLLADIKMNNALGEEVELLISTLCKPNEFDKYKMFIGDLDKVVNLLLSLSGRLARVENVLSSLGDNANSEERSSLNEKRKLLAGQHEDARELKENLDRRERVVLDILGNYLSEEQLQDYQHFVKMKSALLIEQRELDDKIKLGQEQLKCLMESLPTDFTPRDAAAAAALAAALATSSGLGGKTPSAASSSL